A window of the Streptomyces finlayi genome harbors these coding sequences:
- a CDS encoding SDR family oxidoreductase translates to MNAERRTAVVTGAGSGIGKAVALALAGAGWSVTLAGRRPAALEETAREAGAGDALCVPTDVADPAEVAALFAAVRERFGRMDLLFNNAGTFGPRSVPVEDIAYEDWRAVVDVNLTGAFLCAQAAYRLMKEQDPQGGRIINNGSVSAHAPRPHSIAYTATKHAMTGLTKSLSLDGRPYRIACGQIDIGNAATEMTERMRTGILQANGELAVEPVMAAADVARTVLHMAELPLEANVQFATVLATAMPYVGRG, encoded by the coding sequence ATGAACGCTGAGCGGCGGACCGCTGTCGTCACGGGTGCCGGGTCGGGAATCGGGAAGGCCGTGGCACTGGCCCTGGCCGGCGCGGGCTGGTCGGTGACCCTGGCCGGGCGACGGCCGGCGGCACTGGAGGAGACCGCGCGGGAGGCGGGGGCCGGCGACGCCCTGTGCGTACCGACGGACGTGGCCGACCCCGCCGAGGTGGCCGCGCTCTTCGCCGCCGTGCGCGAGCGGTTCGGCCGGATGGACCTGCTCTTCAACAACGCGGGGACGTTCGGGCCGCGCTCGGTGCCGGTCGAGGACATCGCGTACGAGGACTGGCGGGCCGTGGTGGACGTCAACCTGACGGGCGCGTTCCTGTGCGCGCAGGCGGCGTACCGGCTGATGAAGGAGCAGGACCCGCAGGGCGGCCGGATCATCAACAACGGTTCGGTCTCCGCGCACGCGCCGCGTCCGCACTCGATCGCGTACACCGCGACGAAGCACGCGATGACCGGGCTGACGAAGTCGCTGTCCCTGGACGGACGTCCGTACCGGATCGCCTGCGGGCAGATCGACATCGGCAACGCGGCGACGGAGATGACCGAGCGGATGCGGACCGGCATTCTCCAGGCCAACGGCGAACTGGCGGTGGAGCCGGTGATGGCGGCGGCGGACGTGGCGCGAACGGTGCTCCACATGGCGGAACTGCCGCTGGAGGCGAACGTGCAGTTCGCCACGGTCCTGGCGACGGCGATGCCGTACGTGGGCCGGGGCTGA
- a CDS encoding alkaline phosphatase D family protein — MTPAQIAATPAQPGHSTELRAAAQHLGAGLDRRRFLTVTGAAAALAFAVNLPSAGAAGAAELDSRQITEDPFTLGVGSGDPLPDSVLLWTRLAPRPYEPGSGMPAARVRVRWEIARDERFSRIVRRGWSTAHPEFAHSVHVDIDGLDSDRVFYYRFRAGTWISPAGRTRTAPAPGAANSSLSIAAVSCQAYHDGYFTAYRHLADEDVDVVFHLGDYLYEYAVNATGGARAYTDRTLPGHYNRETVTLEDYRLRYALYKSDPDLRAAHAAHPFVVTWDDHETENNYAGGAPENNVPPEEFLLRRAAAYRAYWENQPLRSPQRPTGPDMRLYRRLTFGRLAQFDILDTRQYRSNQAFGDGWKVPGPESQDPARTMTGAEQERWLIDGWHASRARWNVVPQQVVLAQRRDVPTDAFKLSMDSWDGYPASRQRILNGAQAAGVDNLMVLTGDVHVGYGFDLKKDFDDPSSRTIGTEIVATSISSGKDGAERPANWTNLTQANPHLKFYNGRRGYALVTFGTKEARADFRTVSGVTTPGAAVTTAGSFVTEAGNPGLTPA; from the coding sequence ATGACACCCGCACAGATCGCCGCAACGCCTGCGCAGCCGGGCCACTCGACCGAACTCCGCGCCGCCGCACAGCATCTCGGCGCCGGACTGGACCGCCGCCGCTTCCTCACCGTCACCGGCGCCGCGGCCGCACTGGCCTTCGCCGTCAACCTCCCCAGCGCGGGCGCCGCCGGCGCCGCCGAACTCGACTCCCGGCAGATCACCGAGGACCCCTTCACACTCGGCGTCGGCTCGGGCGACCCGCTGCCCGACTCCGTGCTGCTCTGGACGAGACTCGCCCCGCGCCCTTACGAGCCGGGCAGCGGGATGCCGGCCGCCCGCGTCAGGGTCCGCTGGGAGATCGCCCGCGACGAGCGCTTCAGCCGCATCGTCCGGCGCGGATGGAGCACCGCCCATCCGGAGTTCGCCCACAGTGTCCACGTGGACATCGACGGACTCGACTCCGACCGCGTCTTCTACTACCGCTTCCGCGCCGGCACCTGGATCAGCCCGGCAGGCCGGACCCGCACGGCCCCGGCCCCGGGCGCGGCCAACAGCTCGCTGAGCATCGCGGCGGTCTCCTGCCAGGCGTACCACGACGGCTACTTCACCGCGTACAGGCACCTCGCCGACGAGGACGTCGACGTGGTCTTCCACCTCGGTGACTACCTCTACGAGTACGCCGTGAACGCCACCGGCGGCGCCCGTGCCTACACCGACCGCACGCTCCCGGGCCACTACAACCGCGAGACGGTCACCCTGGAGGACTACCGGCTGCGCTACGCCCTCTACAAGTCCGACCCGGACCTGCGGGCCGCCCACGCCGCTCACCCCTTCGTCGTCACCTGGGACGACCACGAGACGGAGAACAACTACGCGGGCGGCGCCCCCGAGAACAACGTCCCGCCGGAGGAGTTCCTGCTCCGCAGGGCAGCCGCCTACCGCGCGTACTGGGAGAACCAGCCGCTGCGCTCCCCGCAGCGGCCGACCGGCCCGGACATGCGGCTCTACCGCCGCCTCACCTTCGGCCGGCTGGCCCAGTTCGACATCCTCGACACCCGCCAGTACCGCAGCAACCAGGCGTTCGGTGACGGCTGGAAGGTGCCGGGCCCCGAATCCCAGGACCCCGCACGCACCATGACGGGAGCCGAGCAGGAGCGCTGGCTGATCGACGGCTGGCACGCCTCGCGGGCCCGGTGGAACGTGGTGCCCCAGCAGGTCGTCCTCGCCCAGCGGCGGGACGTACCGACCGACGCCTTCAAGCTGTCCATGGACTCGTGGGACGGCTACCCGGCCTCCCGGCAGCGGATTCTGAACGGTGCGCAGGCCGCCGGGGTCGACAACCTGATGGTGCTGACCGGCGATGTGCACGTCGGCTACGGCTTCGACCTGAAGAAGGACTTCGACGACCCCTCCTCCCGCACCATCGGTACGGAGATCGTCGCCACGTCCATCAGCAGCGGCAAGGACGGTGCGGAGCGGCCCGCGAACTGGACGAACCTGACGCAGGCCAACCCGCACCTGAAGTTCTACAACGGCCGCCGGGGCTACGCGCTGGTCACCTTCGGCACGAAGGAGGCCCGCGCCGACTTCCGTACGGTGTCGGGGGTCACGACCCCCGGTGCGGCCGTGACGACCGCGGGCTCCTTCGTGACCGAGGCGGGAAACCCTGGGCTCACGCCCGCCTGA
- a CDS encoding multidrug effflux MFS transporter yields MPDSGGSRAQKEHIHTTGTGVEAGAAPITSTPAARRTGLLVTLVLGGLTALPPLSMDMYLPALPEVTDVLHAPASTVQLTLTACLAGMALGQLVVGPMSDRWGRRRPLLLGMIVYVIATAICAFAPTAELLIGFRLLQGLAGAAGIVISRAVVRDLYDGVEMAKFFSTLMLISGVAPIIAPVIGGQVLRFTDWRGIFVVLTGVGIVLTLVVWKWLHETLPPEERHGGGVGEALRTMRGLLADRVFTGYMIAGSLAFAALFAYVSASPFVVQEIYGASPQTFSLLFGINSIGLIAVGQINGKVLVGRVSLDKALGFGLGVISLAAVALLLMTSGVFGDVGLLPVSAGLFVLMSAMGLAMPNTNAQALMRTKHAAGSASALLGTSSFLIGAIASPLVGIAGERTAVPMAVVQVVCALGAVVCFLALCRPWQRARTAGGL; encoded by the coding sequence ATGCCGGACAGCGGCGGAAGCCGGGCCCAGAAAGAGCACATACACACGACAGGGACCGGCGTCGAAGCCGGTGCCGCCCCGATCACATCCACCCCCGCCGCCCGGCGGACCGGACTGCTGGTCACCCTGGTTCTCGGCGGACTGACCGCGCTGCCGCCCCTCTCGATGGACATGTACCTCCCGGCACTCCCGGAGGTCACCGACGTCCTGCACGCCCCCGCCTCGACCGTCCAGCTCACCCTGACCGCCTGTCTGGCGGGCATGGCGCTCGGCCAGCTCGTCGTCGGACCGATGAGCGACCGGTGGGGCCGGCGCAGACCGCTGCTCCTCGGCATGATCGTCTACGTGATCGCGACCGCGATCTGCGCGTTCGCCCCGACCGCCGAACTCCTCATCGGCTTCCGGCTCCTCCAGGGGCTGGCGGGCGCGGCCGGCATCGTCATCTCCCGGGCCGTGGTGCGTGACCTCTACGACGGCGTGGAGATGGCCAAGTTCTTCTCCACCCTCATGCTCATCTCCGGAGTCGCCCCGATCATCGCCCCGGTGATCGGCGGACAGGTGCTCCGCTTCACCGACTGGCGGGGCATCTTCGTCGTCCTCACCGGCGTGGGCATCGTGCTCACCCTGGTCGTGTGGAAGTGGCTGCACGAGACGCTGCCGCCCGAGGAACGCCACGGCGGCGGCGTCGGCGAGGCGCTGCGCACCATGCGCGGACTGCTCGCCGACCGGGTGTTCACCGGCTACATGATCGCCGGCAGCCTCGCCTTCGCCGCGCTCTTCGCCTACGTGAGTGCCTCGCCGTTCGTCGTGCAGGAGATCTACGGCGCCTCGCCGCAGACGTTCAGCCTGCTCTTCGGCATCAACTCGATCGGCCTGATCGCCGTCGGACAGATCAATGGCAAGGTGCTGGTGGGCCGGGTCAGCCTGGACAAGGCGCTCGGCTTCGGACTCGGCGTCATCTCGCTGGCCGCCGTCGCACTCCTGCTGATGACGTCCGGGGTCTTCGGCGACGTCGGCCTGCTGCCGGTTTCGGCCGGACTCTTCGTACTGATGTCGGCGATGGGCCTCGCGATGCCCAACACCAACGCCCAGGCACTCATGCGTACGAAGCACGCGGCCGGCTCGGCGTCGGCGCTGCTCGGCACGTCGTCGTTCCTGATCGGGGCGATCGCCTCGCCGCTCGTCGGAATCGCGGGGGAGCGAACGGCCGTGCCGATGGCCGTGGTGCAGGTGGTCTGCGCGCTCGGAGCGGTGGTGTGCTTCCTGGCGCTGTGCAGGCCGTGGCAGCGGGCCCGTACGGCGGGCGGGCTCTGA
- a CDS encoding small ribosomal subunit Rsm22 family protein: MNASTPTAESLRTALAVLLDGLPPKQAGQAVDRLIASYRGTTPTAAPILRDRSDVVAYAAYRMPATFEAARSALAALREAAPHWAPATHTDVGGGTGAASWAVAGAWQGTATTVLDWAEPALVLGRELAAASDLPGLRGAQWQQARIGAALELAPADLVTVSYVLKELTPQARAELVDAAAGSAQAVVIVEPGTPDGYERVIEARTRLITAGFTVAAPCPHDDACPIGPGTDWCHFSARVSRSSLHRQVKGGSLSHEDEKFSYVAATRFPVTPAAARVTRRPQIRKGQVLLELCTRDEALRRDTVTKRHGELYRAARDTAWGDPWPPEASQP, from the coding sequence GTGAACGCCTCCACCCCCACCGCGGAGTCCCTGCGCACGGCCCTGGCCGTGCTGCTCGACGGGCTGCCGCCCAAGCAGGCCGGCCAGGCAGTCGACCGGCTGATCGCCAGCTACCGCGGGACCACGCCCACAGCGGCCCCGATCCTGCGCGACCGCTCCGACGTCGTCGCGTACGCCGCGTACCGGATGCCCGCGACCTTCGAAGCCGCACGGTCCGCGCTCGCCGCCCTGCGCGAAGCCGCCCCGCACTGGGCTCCCGCCACGCACACCGATGTCGGGGGCGGCACGGGTGCGGCGAGCTGGGCGGTGGCCGGGGCCTGGCAGGGGACGGCGACCACGGTCCTGGACTGGGCCGAGCCCGCACTCGTGCTGGGCCGCGAACTGGCGGCGGCGTCGGACCTCCCCGGGCTGCGCGGAGCCCAGTGGCAGCAGGCCAGGATCGGCGCCGCACTGGAGCTCGCGCCCGCGGACCTGGTGACCGTCTCGTACGTACTCAAGGAGCTCACCCCGCAGGCCAGGGCCGAGCTGGTGGACGCGGCGGCGGGCTCCGCACAGGCCGTGGTGATCGTCGAGCCCGGCACCCCCGACGGATACGAGCGCGTCATCGAGGCCCGTACGCGGCTGATCACCGCCGGGTTCACCGTCGCCGCGCCCTGCCCGCACGACGACGCCTGCCCCATCGGACCGGGCACCGACTGGTGCCACTTCTCCGCCCGGGTCAGCCGCTCCTCGCTGCACCGGCAGGTCAAGGGCGGCTCCCTGAGCCACGAGGACGAGAAGTTCAGTTACGTCGCCGCGACGCGCTTTCCCGTGACGCCCGCCGCTGCCCGGGTCACCCGCAGGCCGCAGATCCGCAAGGGGCAGGTGCTCCTCGAACTCTGCACCCGCGACGAGGCCCTGCGGCGCGACACGGTCACCAAGCGGCACGGCGAGCTGTACCGGGCGGCCAGGGACACCGCGTGGGGTGACCCCTGGCCGCCCGAGGCCTCACAGCCGTAG
- a CDS encoding TetR/AcrR family transcriptional regulator, with protein sequence MSPTKAPDSSRRSDRSRRAIHDAALALVVEVGYGKTTIEGIAARAGVGKQTIYRWWPSKAAVLLEAFTALAERAAETAGEVHGLPDTGDLAADLKRVLRATVDELNDPAIEAPTRALTAEGIVDPKLGAEFTEKLLDPQLQFYVTRLRAAQEAGQLRAGIDPRIALELLIAPLTHRWLLRTLPLTHAYADTVVDYALRGLSAED encoded by the coding sequence ATGTCACCCACCAAGGCCCCCGACTCCAGCCGCCGCAGCGACCGCTCCCGCCGCGCCATCCACGACGCCGCTCTCGCCCTGGTCGTGGAGGTCGGCTACGGGAAGACGACGATCGAGGGGATCGCCGCCCGGGCCGGGGTCGGCAAGCAGACGATCTACCGCTGGTGGCCGTCGAAGGCGGCCGTACTCCTGGAGGCGTTCACCGCCCTCGCGGAACGGGCGGCGGAGACCGCGGGGGAGGTGCACGGGCTGCCGGACACCGGGGATCTCGCGGCCGACCTCAAGCGCGTCCTGCGTGCCACCGTCGACGAACTGAACGACCCGGCGATCGAGGCGCCGACCCGCGCGCTCACCGCCGAGGGGATCGTCGATCCGAAGCTGGGCGCCGAATTCACCGAGAAACTGCTCGACCCGCAGCTCCAGTTCTATGTCACACGCTTGCGCGCCGCCCAGGAGGCCGGACAGCTCAGGGCCGGTATCGACCCCCGCATCGCCCTGGAGCTGCTGATCGCACCCCTGACCCACCGCTGGCTGCTACGGACCCTCCCGCTGACACACGCGTACGCCGACACCGTGGTCGACTACGCCCTCCGGGGCCTGTCGGCGGAGGACTGA
- a CDS encoding bifunctional DNA primase/polymerase: MGADSGRYRGTENRITQWLRRRPKPQRAEADDRAARLELLLAVADAGMPISPAAHPNGYRCSCERVGCPTPARHPVSFAWQTQSTTDRAQIERWAEGQPLANFITATGMIHDVLDVPLTAGAGALERLLAAGIDVGPVARSGQDRMLFFTATRGTPEDEDEWWPCELDCHPETMDEHPGLRWHCRGSYVLIPPARLPGELDELDVHWLRGPEHPLPDPLTLLETLTDACAQYADSAEQSDLDHDSVAWPLSR, translated from the coding sequence ATGGGCGCCGATTCCGGCCGTTATCGCGGCACAGAGAACAGGATTACCCAGTGGCTGCGGCGACGACCCAAACCGCAGCGGGCCGAAGCCGATGACAGGGCGGCCCGCCTGGAGCTGCTACTGGCCGTCGCCGACGCGGGCATGCCGATCTCGCCCGCCGCGCATCCGAACGGTTACCGGTGTTCGTGCGAACGCGTCGGATGTCCGACCCCCGCGCGTCACCCCGTCTCGTTCGCCTGGCAGACCCAGTCGACGACCGACCGCGCGCAGATCGAGCGCTGGGCCGAAGGCCAGCCACTGGCCAACTTCATCACCGCGACGGGCATGATCCACGACGTCCTGGACGTCCCGCTGACCGCCGGTGCCGGAGCTCTGGAACGGCTCCTCGCCGCCGGGATCGACGTCGGCCCCGTCGCCCGGTCCGGCCAGGACAGGATGCTCTTCTTCACCGCCACCCGCGGGACCCCCGAGGACGAGGACGAGTGGTGGCCCTGCGAGCTGGACTGCCACCCCGAGACCATGGACGAGCATCCGGGGCTGCGCTGGCACTGCCGCGGCAGCTATGTCCTGATCCCGCCCGCGCGGCTTCCCGGTGAGCTGGATGAGCTCGATGTGCACTGGCTCAGGGGACCGGAGCATCCGCTGCCGGATCCGCTGACCCTGCTGGAGACGCTGACCGACGCGTGCGCGCAGTACGCGGACTCCGCGGAGCAGAGCGACCTGGACCACGATTCCGTGGCATGGCCGCTCAGCCGCTAG